In Rouxiella sp. WC2420, the following proteins share a genomic window:
- the hpxX gene encoding oxalurate catabolism protein HpxX: MKATPAAAPADWAAYISQMEAVLALELDDTRRQELLNQFTRIAQMAQPLMDLPLDPRLEIAGVYHA, from the coding sequence ATGAAAGCGACACCTGCTGCAGCACCGGCCGACTGGGCGGCCTATATCAGCCAGATGGAAGCCGTGCTGGCTCTGGAACTGGACGACACGCGCCGTCAGGAGCTACTCAATCAGTTCACCCGTATCGCGCAAATGGCGCAGCCTTTGATGGACTTGCCGCTGGACCCGCGCCTGGAAATTGCCGGGGTTTATCACGCATGA
- a CDS encoding gamma-glutamyltransferase family protein: MINSNSAPLGMAVTPHHLASQSALAVLREGGNAIEAMVAAAATIAVVYPHMNGLGGDGFWLIVPPQGNPVAIDASGAAGSLASLDFYAGESHIPHRGPKAALTVAGTVGGWQEALKVSAEFGGEQKPLSRLLRDAIRYAADGFPVTASQEAATRSKRHELEFMPSFAEVFVPHGHVPLCGSRFTQPRLAATLLQLCDEGLDSFYRGSLADSMAADMQKLGMPLTRDDLADYHPQRRTPLKLKHSKGEIYNLTPPTQGLVSLAILGLTDRLNLEAMDEGATIHSIVEATKLAFGLRDRFITDPRIMSQDAQALLDPAYLDALATRINPHRAADWGKGKGPGDTVWMGVMDSSGLAVSFIQSIYHEFGSGVILPDSGIMWQNRGASFSLDADHLLALAPGKQPFHTLNPAAARLYDGRTMVYGSMGGDGQPQTQAAVFIRHIIQGKSLQEAISGPRWLLGRTWGQSSDSLKLESRFSHATLAGLRQRGHDVEMLPEFSEAVGHAGAIIRHTNGMFEGASDPRSNGSAAGF; encoded by the coding sequence ATGATTAACAGCAACAGCGCCCCGCTGGGTATGGCGGTTACCCCTCACCACCTCGCCAGCCAGAGTGCATTGGCGGTTCTGCGTGAGGGTGGCAATGCCATTGAGGCCATGGTAGCTGCCGCTGCCACCATTGCGGTGGTTTATCCGCACATGAATGGTCTTGGCGGAGATGGTTTCTGGTTAATCGTGCCGCCGCAGGGCAATCCGGTGGCTATCGACGCCAGCGGTGCCGCAGGCTCGCTAGCGTCGCTGGATTTTTATGCCGGCGAAAGCCACATTCCGCATCGCGGGCCAAAAGCTGCGTTGACAGTAGCAGGCACCGTTGGCGGCTGGCAGGAAGCGCTAAAGGTTTCAGCGGAATTCGGCGGCGAGCAAAAGCCGTTATCCCGATTACTGCGCGACGCCATTCGCTACGCGGCCGACGGTTTTCCAGTCACCGCCTCGCAGGAAGCGGCGACCCGTAGCAAGCGCCACGAACTGGAATTCATGCCATCGTTTGCCGAAGTCTTTGTGCCGCATGGGCACGTGCCATTGTGCGGGAGTCGTTTCACCCAACCGCGACTGGCCGCTACGCTGCTGCAATTATGCGACGAAGGGCTAGACAGTTTTTACCGCGGCTCGCTGGCTGACAGCATGGCCGCAGATATGCAAAAGCTCGGCATGCCGCTTACCCGTGATGACCTGGCCGACTATCATCCGCAGCGCCGCACGCCGCTGAAACTCAAACACAGTAAAGGCGAAATCTACAACCTCACACCGCCGACACAGGGTCTGGTCTCACTGGCCATTCTCGGCCTGACTGACCGCCTGAATCTTGAGGCGATGGACGAAGGCGCCACCATCCACAGCATTGTTGAAGCCACCAAGCTGGCATTTGGCCTGCGCGACCGCTTTATTACCGATCCGCGCATCATGTCTCAAGATGCACAGGCACTGCTCGACCCCGCCTACCTCGATGCGCTGGCGACGCGTATTAATCCTCATCGTGCCGCCGATTGGGGCAAAGGCAAGGGGCCGGGCGATACGGTATGGATGGGTGTGATGGACAGCAGCGGTTTGGCGGTGTCATTTATCCAGAGTATTTATCACGAATTCGGCAGCGGCGTTATTTTGCCGGACAGCGGCATCATGTGGCAAAACCGCGGTGCATCGTTCAGCCTTGATGCCGATCATTTGTTGGCTCTGGCTCCGGGCAAGCAACCCTTCCATACTTTGAATCCAGCCGCTGCGCGCCTTTACGACGGCCGCACCATGGTGTACGGCTCGATGGGTGGAGACGGCCAGCCACAGACACAGGCAGCCGTGTTTATCCGCCATATTATTCAGGGTAAATCGTTACAGGAAGCCATTAGCGGCCCGCGCTGGTTACTTGGCCGAACCTGGGGGCAAAGTTCAGATTCATTGAAACTTGAAAGCCGCTTCAGTCACGCAACGCTGGCTGGTTTACGTCAACGCGGTCACGACGTCGAGATGCTTCCTGAATTCAGCGAGGCCGTCGGCCATGCCGGGGCAATTATTCGCCATACCAACGGCATGTTCGAAGGCGCCTCCGATCCGCGCAGCAACGGCAGCGCAGCGGGTTTTTAA
- a CDS encoding MurR/RpiR family transcriptional regulator gives MKQIDERLRGYYAELTPQEQRVADFIFDHIDDLMSYNSAELARLSGVSKATVSRLFKRLGYPSYRDMRDEVRTLRQSGMPLTDSRDAVQGNTLLSRHYKQEMANLTQWINQIDGSQFTAVITALSLARQVRLLGLRNSYPVALHLRQQLLQVRNQVIMMPQPGQTVSEELVDLTPQDVVVFVAFRRRPRTARAILTQLQQMNVPVLLICEPQAQSLIPLARWHLAASLDSVSAFDSYSAAMSLANLLSNALLHEMLASGRQRIHQITDLYNDLDELEQR, from the coding sequence ATGAAACAGATCGATGAACGTCTGCGCGGATATTACGCCGAGCTTACGCCGCAGGAACAGCGGGTTGCCGATTTTATCTTCGATCACATTGATGACCTGATGAGCTACAACAGCGCCGAGCTGGCGCGGCTTAGCGGCGTGTCCAAAGCCACCGTCAGCCGCTTGTTCAAACGCCTCGGCTACCCGAGCTATCGCGACATGCGCGATGAAGTGCGCACTTTGCGCCAGAGCGGGATGCCGTTGACTGACAGCCGTGATGCGGTGCAGGGCAACACGCTGCTGTCACGTCATTACAAGCAGGAAATGGCCAACCTGACGCAGTGGATTAACCAGATTGACGGCAGCCAGTTTACTGCGGTGATCACCGCGCTAAGCCTGGCCCGACAGGTGCGTTTGCTGGGATTGCGTAACAGCTATCCGGTCGCTCTACACCTGCGCCAGCAGCTGTTGCAGGTGCGAAATCAGGTGATCATGATGCCGCAGCCGGGCCAGACGGTGTCCGAGGAGTTGGTTGATCTAACGCCGCAAGACGTGGTGGTTTTTGTCGCCTTCCGTCGCCGCCCGCGCACCGCCCGCGCGATTCTCACCCAGCTGCAGCAAATGAATGTTCCCGTGCTGCTGATTTGTGAACCGCAGGCGCAATCATTGATCCCGTTAGCGCGCTGGCATCTTGCCGCCTCGCTGGACAGTGTTTCAGCCTTTGACTCTTACTCCGCCGCCATGAGTCTCGCCAATTTACTAAGTAACGCCTTGCTGCATGAAATGCTGGCCTCTGGTCGTCAGAGAATTCATCAGATAACTGACCTGTATAACGATCTGGACGAGCTGGAACAGCGCTAG